Proteins from a genomic interval of Bos mutus isolate GX-2022 chromosome 15, NWIPB_WYAK_1.1, whole genome shotgun sequence:
- the LOC102268221 gene encoding proteoglycan 3, with protein MKGCLVLLLLLLGTVSALYLEKDVPHLGDLETQADLSQDSEGSGGQEGELALSGEVLESGREEAEDTHDDEGASDPDDLDEDVQCPKEEETVQLPGSPECKTCRYRLVGTPRRFKKAQRVCRKCYRGNLASIHNFNVNLIIHRLSTTTNYGQVWIGGFIRGRGRPGARAFLSASRHHLPHRASSWPQKPACADVGDVMTERFSSSPVFSGFTLAA; from the exons ATGAAAGGCTGCCTGGTCCTGCTCCTTCTGCTGCTGGGGACAGTTTCTGCTCTCTATCTGG agAAGGATGTCCCCCATCTGGGTGATCTGGAGACACAGGCAGACCTGAGCCAGGACTCTGAAGGCTCaggggggcaggaaggagagctGGCCCTGAGTGGTGAGGTGCTTGAGTCGGGAAGAGAGGAGGCCGAGGACACCCACGATGATGAGGGGGCCTCAGACCCAGATGACTTAGATGAGGACGTGCAGTGCCCCAAGGAAGAGGAGACAGTGCAACTTCCGGGCAGTCCTGAGTGCAAGACCTGCCGCTACAGGCTGGTGGGGACCCCAAGGAGGTTTAAGAAAGCTCAG AGAGTCTGCAGGAAGTGCTACCGAGGCAACCTCGCCTCCATCCACAACTTTAATGTCAACCTTATCATCCATCGCTTGAGCACAACGACCAACTACGGACAGGTCTGGATCGGAGGCTTCATCAGAGGTCGG ggaaggcccggGGCTCGGGCGTTTCTGAGTGCCTCAAGGCACCACCTGCCCCACCGAGCCTCATCCTGGCCCCAGAAGCCGGCTTGTGCTGACGTAGGAGACGTGATGACTGAGCGCTTCTCCTCCTCACCCGTGTTCAGTGGCTTCACGCTTGCAGCTTGA